From the Nodularia sp. NIES-3585 genome, one window contains:
- a CDS encoding thermonuclease family protein produces the protein MRIKILFRQRQASALGGFPDWKQLARKLAKVFFAVLVRKIVLLGCLLLLVSCQPDNQTVSNQVEVKVARVVSGQSLEVLGMAEQPNLISRVRLVGIDAPDFQQRPWGDESRQVLAELIGDQEKPVILEFDLSAKDQIGRTLAYVWKDQQLLNEQIVKQGYALFVGRSPNHKYDQRLERAQQWARLMGKGIWNPENPMGVPPAEFRRRNL, from the coding sequence ATGAGGATTAAGATTTTGTTCAGGCAAAGGCAAGCCAGTGCTTTGGGTGGGTTTCCCGATTGGAAGCAACTGGCGCGCAAACTCGCAAAGGTTTTTTTTGCTGTCTTGGTGCGGAAGATTGTCCTTTTGGGCTGCTTGTTGTTGTTGGTGAGTTGTCAACCTGATAATCAGACTGTCAGCAATCAGGTTGAGGTGAAGGTGGCGCGAGTAGTCAGTGGGCAAAGTTTGGAAGTTTTAGGTATGGCTGAACAACCAAATTTGATTTCTCGCGTCCGGTTAGTTGGGATTGATGCACCAGATTTTCAACAACGCCCTTGGGGAGATGAGTCTAGACAAGTTTTAGCGGAGTTGATTGGTGATCAAGAAAAACCTGTAATTCTGGAATTTGATTTGTCAGCTAAAGATCAAATTGGTCGGACTTTGGCTTATGTCTGGAAAGATCAGCAGTTATTGAATGAACAAATCGTTAAACAAGGATATGCGTTATTTGTGGGGCGATCGCCTAACCATAAATATGACCAGCGCTTGGAACGCGCCCAACAATGGGCTAGACTCATGGGAAAAGGCATCTGGAACCCAGAAAACCCTATGGGTGTCCCTCCTGCGGAATTTCGCCGACGGAATCTTTAG
- a CDS encoding 2Fe-2S iron-sulfur cluster-binding protein: MSRTYTIKVRDRATGKEYSLQVPEDRYILHSIEQQGRDLPFSCRNGACTTCAVRVVSGDIYQPEAIGLSPALRRKGYALLCVSYARSDLEVETQDEDEVYELQFGRYFARGKVKAGLPLDED; this comes from the coding sequence ATGTCCCGTACATACACGATTAAAGTCCGCGATCGCGCCACTGGCAAAGAATACAGTCTGCAAGTTCCAGAAGACCGCTACATTCTCCACAGCATTGAACAACAAGGGCGGGATCTGCCCTTTTCTTGTCGGAATGGGGCTTGTACAACTTGTGCTGTGCGGGTGGTGTCTGGAGATATTTACCAACCCGAAGCCATTGGATTATCGCCTGCGTTGCGCCGAAAAGGTTACGCTTTGTTATGCGTCAGTTACGCCCGTTCTGATTTGGAGGTGGAAACTCAAGATGAAGATGAAGTTTATGAGCTTCAGTTTGGGCGCTATTTTGCTAGAGGTAAAGTGAAGGCGGGTTTACCGTTAGATGAGGATTAA
- a CDS encoding SAP domain-containing protein — MNFTSLTYNKLQAECKLRGLSAKSKTVELIARLNEYEELEKNNLDAAIDNIISNVKLSMLSKILGLDVTTEETLAIHLVKLDGTQVEIGIEEVKKYTDEYFMLDIRVSECGDKIVFYDHWNSFEFIPVNEIATTLITKKLSIDVVCGDAIVISLV, encoded by the coding sequence ATGAATTTTACATCACTTACATACAATAAACTGCAAGCAGAATGTAAGTTACGTGGTTTAAGTGCTAAAAGTAAGACTGTAGAATTGATAGCACGATTAAATGAATATGAAGAGTTAGAAAAAAATAACTTAGATGCCGCTATTGATAATATTATTTCTAACGTGAAGCTCTCTATGCTTAGTAAGATTCTAGGTTTAGATGTAACTACAGAAGAAACTTTGGCGATACATCTAGTTAAACTAGATGGTACTCAGGTAGAAATAGGAATTGAAGAGGTAAAAAAATATACAGATGAGTATTTCATGCTGGATATACGAGTCTCTGAATGCGGCGATAAGATTGTTTTTTACGATCACTGGAATAGTTTCGAGTTCATTCCTGTAAACGAAATTGCCACCACTCTGATAACTAAAAAACTTAGCATCGATGTAGTGTGTGGTGATGCAATAGTTATTTCACTGGTTTAA
- a CDS encoding IS4 family transposase, translating to MIINSFPKIVKNILSPLPKNDYPVLNSRLFFECWLAYALDNSLTSMRDLFKRLNNTGFDVDISTFSKANTHRSLKPFEKVYQDLNQLVNDKIPKKLHNKYAICPIDSTIITLTSKLLWFLGHHQVKLFSSLNLATGTPEDNVINFGHNHDYNFGSEMMSGLPENGVGVMDRGFAGLKFIQDLVQENKYFVIRIKNNWKLEFQPESELVKIGSSPDAQAYRVINFCDLETKTEFRLVTNLPAVGITPVSDDEIRDIYRLRWGVELLWKFLKMYLKIDKLITKNVNGITIQIYASLIAYLILQLISIPQQWGNKLLDKFRYLQACMCQQISYVHWFEEIMFC from the coding sequence ATGATTATAAATTCATTTCCCAAAATTGTCAAAAATATCCTTAGCCCTTTACCCAAAAATGATTATCCGGTTTTGAATAGTCGCCTTTTCTTTGAGTGCTGGTTAGCTTATGCTCTGGATAATAGTCTGACCAGTATGCGGGATTTATTTAAACGATTAAACAATACAGGGTTTGATGTAGACATTTCCACTTTTTCCAAAGCTAATACTCATAGAAGTCTAAAACCATTCGAGAAAGTTTATCAGGATTTGAATCAATTAGTTAATGATAAAATCCCGAAGAAACTGCACAATAAATATGCCATTTGTCCGATTGATTCAACCATTATTACTTTGACAAGTAAATTATTGTGGTTTCTCGGTCACCATCAGGTAAAACTTTTTAGTTCACTCAATTTGGCTACAGGAACTCCAGAAGATAACGTGATTAATTTTGGGCATAATCATGATTATAACTTTGGCTCAGAAATGATGTCTGGCTTACCAGAAAATGGCGTTGGAGTAATGGATAGAGGCTTTGCAGGTTTAAAATTTATTCAAGATTTAGTCCAAGAAAATAAATATTTTGTGATCCGAATTAAAAATAACTGGAAATTAGAGTTTCAGCCAGAGAGTGAGTTAGTAAAAATTGGTTCTTCTCCTGATGCTCAAGCTTATAGAGTCATTAATTTTTGCGATTTAGAAACGAAAACTGAGTTTCGCTTAGTCACCAATTTACCTGCTGTTGGAATTACACCTGTTTCTGATGATGAAATCAGGGATATTTATCGATTACGTTGGGGAGTTGAGTTGCTATGGAAGTTTTTAAAGATGTATCTAAAAATTGATAAATTAATTACCAAAAATGTCAACGGTATTACCATACAAATTTATGCCAGTTTAATAGCTTATCTAATTTTACAGCTTATATCTATTCCCCAACAATGGGGTAATAAATTATTAGACAAATTTCGCTATCTCCAAGCTTGTATGTGTCAACAAATCAGTTATGTTCATTGGTTTGAGGAGATCATGTTTTGTTGA
- a CDS encoding Npun_F0813 family protein: protein MFILKRQDVEISSIQHPKRDQQVPILNYQGQTFRLISVFKASQEEEARSLWRELTDNRGKACVLLEEPDRFSVWGKVRLDQIDNDTASYSKRGIYIQGSLLLLQAVYLDIEELLGARQAILFEKDIAQVLQKQQFPETSSLEAVKYFVTINPLDLTKLPPWQENHLISLLQELHKLGKTYFGNANFAHQVTDTLQDMPEAERSLFISWLNQSSLSKLWQ, encoded by the coding sequence ATGTTTATTCTCAAACGGCAGGATGTTGAAATATCGAGTATTCAGCACCCAAAACGGGATCAGCAAGTGCCGATCCTCAATTATCAGGGGCAAACCTTTCGCTTGATTAGCGTCTTCAAAGCTAGCCAAGAAGAAGAAGCTAGATCCTTGTGGAGAGAATTAACCGATAACCGGGGTAAAGCCTGTGTCTTGCTAGAAGAACCAGATCGCTTTAGCGTTTGGGGTAAAGTTCGTTTAGATCAAATAGATAATGACACCGCTAGCTATAGCAAGAGAGGAATTTACATTCAAGGGAGTCTTTTGCTGCTGCAAGCAGTTTATCTGGATATTGAGGAGTTATTAGGCGCTCGGCAAGCGATACTCTTTGAAAAAGATATTGCACAAGTGTTGCAAAAGCAACAATTTCCTGAAACATCTTCCCTGGAAGCCGTCAAATATTTCGTCACAATAAACCCCCTAGATTTAACTAAACTTCCTCCCTGGCAAGAAAATCATCTGATTAGTCTATTACAAGAACTGCATAAACTAGGCAAAACATATTTTGGTAATGCTAACTTTGCCCATCAAGTTACTGATACGTTACAAGATATGCCAGAAGCAGAGCGATCGCTGTTTATTAGTTGGCTAAATCAATCATCACTGAGTAAACTGTGGCAGTAG
- a CDS encoding transposase, whose translation MRKLTDPDKQEILKLYRETAETTSTLAERYGVSNSTISRLLKSTLPEDEYEYLVSLKRAARTPEGRAQVSYEQLPLLSQPQQEPEKEQPSQEKATPRLKLPEILPSKPVVEERYSEAEEEEEEFTPSTRRVRRRSSAEEKPKLRTAKRLEIVEPNPLEINNIPSPILKDEHPEATVIAHMLGEDLLDEPEDLSDLGDDLDDYEDDYEDEEEDLDDSTPLVTTRRRVSETPVQVLPFSAAQLPKSCYLVIDRSSELITRPLKDFGDLGQIPNLETLQKTLPVFDNHRVAKRFSTKRDRVIKVPDSKVLQKATTHLQAKGITRLLIDGQVYSLSMV comes from the coding sequence GTGAGAAAATTAACAGATCCTGACAAACAAGAAATTCTGAAGTTATATCGAGAAACTGCCGAAACAACCTCAACTTTGGCAGAACGCTATGGTGTGAGTAACTCGACAATTAGTCGCCTGCTTAAAAGCACCTTACCAGAAGATGAATACGAATATCTCGTCTCTCTCAAACGTGCTGCCAGGACTCCTGAAGGCAGGGCGCAGGTAAGTTATGAGCAGTTGCCTTTGTTAAGTCAACCACAACAAGAGCCAGAAAAGGAGCAGCCAAGCCAGGAAAAAGCAACTCCTCGCTTGAAGTTACCAGAGATTTTGCCGTCGAAGCCAGTTGTAGAAGAACGTTACTCAGAAGCGGAAGAGGAGGAGGAGGAATTCACCCCCTCTACCAGAAGAGTCCGGCGGCGTTCCTCAGCAGAAGAAAAACCAAAGCTACGCACAGCAAAGCGATTAGAAATAGTCGAACCCAATCCTCTTGAAATCAACAATATCCCTAGCCCCATTCTCAAGGACGAACATCCTGAAGCAACCGTCATCGCCCATATGTTGGGGGAAGACTTGCTGGATGAGCCAGAAGATTTGTCAGATTTAGGGGATGATTTAGACGATTACGAGGATGATTACGAGGACGAGGAAGAAGACTTAGACGATTCCACACCTTTAGTGACAACCAGACGCAGGGTAAGTGAAACACCAGTTCAAGTCTTACCATTCTCGGCAGCACAGTTGCCGAAAAGTTGCTATTTGGTAATTGATAGATCCTCTGAGTTAATTACCCGACCACTGAAGGATTTTGGTGACTTGGGACAAATTCCCAACCTAGAAACTTTGCAAAAAACTTTGCCAGTGTTTGATAATCACCGAGTCGCAAAGCGCTTCTCTACCAAGCGCGATCGCGTCATTAAAGTTCCCGACAGTAAAGTACTGCAAAAGGCTACAACTCATCTGCAAGCCAAGGGCATTACGCGACTGTTGATTGATGGTCAGGTCTATTCTCTGTCTATGGTCTAA
- the cutA gene encoding divalent-cation tolerance protein CutA, whose amino-acid sequence MEIPADYGVVLVTTANKQEAETIANALVEAQLAACVSLLPIHSIYSWQGEIYKEYEWQLLIKTDLALFSSLEAKIRELHSYEVSEIIALPIVAGSQAYLQWISEQVKH is encoded by the coding sequence ATGGAGATACCTGCTGATTATGGTGTAGTACTGGTGACAACTGCCAACAAGCAGGAAGCAGAAACAATCGCAAATGCCCTTGTAGAAGCTCAACTAGCTGCTTGTGTGAGTTTGTTGCCAATTCATTCAATTTATTCTTGGCAAGGAGAAATATACAAAGAGTATGAGTGGCAGTTGCTGATTAAAACTGATTTGGCCTTATTTTCTAGTTTGGAAGCCAAAATTCGAGAACTCCACTCTTACGAAGTCTCAGAAATCATCGCCTTACCTATTGTTGCTGGTTCGCAAGCCTACTTGCAATGGATTTCTGAACAGGTTAAACACTAG
- a CDS encoding ADP-ribosylglycohydrolase family protein: MLTAAKTLSGLMGLCVGDALGVPVEFTSRAERVKSPVTTMLGYGTWNQPPGTWSDDSSLTFCLAESLCREYSLDAIANSFWRWYKQAYWTPRGDLFDIGQNTHEAIMRLKQGIVPHQAGGKVENSNGNGSLMRILPMAYCHRSITFAELMARVHDVSAITHAHVRSQMACGIYISIAVALLEGANLETAYLQGLEKIQSVYYDREYILEKPHFRRIFSGEIAKIPVEEINSGGYVIDTLESSLWCLLNSSTYSETVLKAVNLGGDADTTAAVTGGLAGIYYGVENIPQEWINKLARKQDIINLAERFAEAMDAQM, encoded by the coding sequence ATGCTAACCGCTGCAAAAACATTGTCTGGTTTGATGGGTTTATGTGTCGGTGATGCGTTGGGTGTGCCAGTTGAGTTTACTAGCCGCGCTGAAAGAGTCAAATCTCCAGTGACAACGATGCTAGGTTATGGTACATGGAATCAACCGCCGGGAACTTGGTCAGATGACAGTTCGTTGACATTTTGCTTGGCAGAAAGCCTGTGTAGAGAATATTCCTTGGATGCGATCGCCAATTCCTTTTGGCGTTGGTATAAGCAAGCTTATTGGACTCCTCGTGGCGACCTATTTGATATTGGTCAGAATACTCATGAAGCAATTATGCGTCTCAAACAGGGGATTGTACCTCATCAGGCTGGAGGTAAGGTAGAAAATAGCAATGGTAATGGTTCTTTGATGAGAATTTTGCCGATGGCTTATTGTCATCGAAGCATAACTTTTGCGGAATTGATGGCGCGGGTGCATGATGTTTCGGCCATTACCCATGCTCATGTGCGATCGCAAATGGCCTGCGGTATTTATATTAGTATTGCCGTAGCCTTACTAGAAGGGGCTAACCTGGAAACAGCTTATTTACAAGGATTAGAAAAAATCCAATCAGTTTATTATGACCGGGAATATATTTTAGAAAAGCCGCATTTTCGCCGCATATTCAGTGGTGAAATCGCCAAAATACCAGTTGAAGAGATTAATTCTGGTGGCTATGTGATTGATACCCTTGAATCAAGCCTGTGGTGTTTGTTAAATAGTTCGACTTACTCAGAAACCGTACTCAAAGCTGTCAACTTGGGTGGCGATGCAGATACTACCGCTGCTGTGACTGGAGGGTTAGCAGGCATTTATTACGGAGTGGAAAATATTCCCCAAGAATGGATCAACAAACTGGCTCGCAAACAGGACATTATTAACTTGGCAGAGCGTTTTGCAGAAGCTATGGACGCTCAGATGTAG
- the sir gene encoding sulfite reductase, ferredoxin dependent: MVKSAPAPIANRNQPSKVEGIKEKSNFLREPVATQILEDTTHFSEEAVQLLKFHGSYQQDNRDHRVKGQEKDYQFMLRTRNPGGFVPPQLYLALDNLSDEHGNHTLRVTTRQGFQLHGILKKNLKAAIASIVKNMGSTLGACGDLNRNVMAPPAPFKNRPDYQYAWEYANNIADLLTPQTGAYYEIWLDGEKIISAEESPEVIAARQRNGTGTIIHDSEEPIYGTHYMPRKFKVCVTVPSDNSVDLYSQDLTLVVITNQEGELEGFNVFAGGGFGRTHNKEETFARIADEICYVDKDDVYQLVKAIVATQRDYGDRTDRRHARLKYLINDWGVDKFRTQVEDYFGKSVAPFKSLPEFKYYDFLGWNEQGDGKLFLGISVNNGRVKDEGTFQLKTALREIVEQFNLPMRLTPHHNIIFYEIEPENKSAIQEILKRCGIVDDPKTIEPLVRYAMACPALPTCGLAITESERAIPGILERIRTLLDQLGLQKEHFVVRMTGCPNGCARPYMAELGFVGSAPESYQVWLGGSPAQTRLAQPYIERLHDKDIESFLEPIFVYFKNFREYEESFGDFCDRLGFEALREFAATYQPQTTTAVSKSRHRISIKDEVYLKLKEVATSQDRPMTELVNEALEAYFQNLS, translated from the coding sequence ATGGTTAAATCTGCTCCTGCCCCAATTGCCAACCGTAATCAGCCCTCGAAAGTAGAAGGCATCAAGGAAAAAAGTAATTTTTTACGCGAACCCGTAGCTACGCAAATCCTTGAAGATACAACTCATTTTAGCGAAGAAGCAGTACAACTTCTCAAATTTCATGGTTCCTACCAGCAAGATAATCGTGATCATCGCGTCAAGGGACAGGAGAAAGATTATCAGTTTATGCTGCGGACAAGAAATCCTGGGGGGTTTGTACCGCCACAGTTGTATCTGGCTTTAGATAATTTATCTGATGAACACGGGAACCACACATTACGAGTTACTACACGTCAAGGCTTTCAGTTGCATGGGATTTTAAAAAAGAATCTCAAGGCCGCGATCGCCTCTATAGTGAAAAATATGGGTTCCACCTTGGGCGCTTGTGGTGACCTCAACCGTAATGTCATGGCTCCACCCGCCCCCTTCAAGAATCGCCCAGATTACCAATATGCTTGGGAATACGCCAATAATATCGCTGATTTGCTGACACCGCAAACCGGAGCATATTACGAAATTTGGTTAGATGGGGAAAAAATAATTAGTGCGGAAGAAAGCCCAGAAGTCATCGCCGCCAGACAGCGTAATGGCACCGGCACAATTATCCACGACAGCGAAGAGCCGATTTATGGCACTCACTATATGCCGCGTAAATTCAAAGTTTGCGTGACTGTACCTAGTGACAATTCAGTTGATTTATATTCCCAAGACCTGACTTTAGTCGTAATTACTAATCAGGAGGGAGAACTAGAAGGATTTAATGTTTTTGCTGGGGGAGGTTTTGGTAGGACACACAATAAAGAAGAAACCTTTGCCCGAATAGCCGATGAAATTTGCTATGTGGATAAAGATGATGTCTACCAACTAGTAAAAGCGATTGTTGCCACGCAAAGAGATTATGGCGATCGCACTGACCGTCGTCATGCCAGGTTAAAATATTTAATTAACGATTGGGGTGTTGATAAGTTCCGCACCCAAGTAGAAGATTATTTCGGTAAATCAGTCGCACCCTTCAAATCATTACCAGAGTTTAAATATTACGATTTTCTGGGTTGGAATGAACAAGGCGATGGCAAGCTATTTTTAGGCATTTCCGTGAATAATGGTCGGGTAAAAGACGAAGGTACCTTTCAACTGAAAACTGCCCTGCGGGAAATTGTCGAGCAATTTAACTTACCCATGCGCTTGACACCCCACCACAACATCATTTTTTACGAGATTGAGCCAGAAAATAAGTCTGCCATTCAGGAGATTTTAAAGCGTTGCGGTATCGTTGATGACCCCAAAACCATCGAACCTCTAGTACGTTATGCCATGGCTTGTCCGGCTTTACCTACCTGCGGTTTAGCCATCACCGAATCAGAACGGGCAATCCCAGGTATTTTAGAACGGATTCGCACCCTATTAGATCAACTGGGTTTACAAAAAGAGCATTTTGTGGTAAGGATGACAGGTTGCCCCAACGGCTGCGCTCGTCCCTACATGGCAGAATTAGGTTTTGTGGGTAGCGCCCCTGAATCTTACCAAGTTTGGCTAGGAGGTTCGCCGGCACAGACACGATTAGCACAACCTTACATAGAAAGGTTACATGATAAAGACATAGAAAGCTTTTTAGAACCGATTTTCGTTTACTTTAAGAATTTTCGGGAATATGAAGAAAGCTTTGGTGATTTTTGCGATCGCCTGGGTTTTGAAGCTCTGCGTGAATTTGCTGCCACTTACCAACCCCAAACTACCACTGCTGTAAGTAAATCTCGCCATCGCATCAGTATTAAGGATGAAGTATATCTCAAGCTCAAAGAAGTAGCCACTAGCCAAGACAGGCCAATGACCGAGTTGGTCAACGAAGCCCTAGAAGCTTACTTTCAGAACCTATCCTAA
- a CDS encoding ABC transporter substrate-binding protein, whose product MDEKELAVNNTLEESELILSGIVLQKQDKLRIYNRIYESVFNSIWVEEIVAARRPYAEKLIAWRASKREDETKLLKGGELRKALDWSRKKILSVEDYQFFKASQEREIHNYKTFLASICSLTIVVLLLGGQFKNIKSFFLPYVLEPELFSKGEKTFFLGRGNLYQEYGINAFQKSDYQGASAHFKTATEIESNDPELLIYYNNALAHKKDNFLTLAVAVPINARRDAAREILRGVAQAQNEFNQRDGINSQLLNIIIADDNNDSNQGQRVAQEFIKDKNVLGVIGHNGSSVSQAAVLKYQNSGLAMISPTSTSTELNQKNYPVFFRTIPSDAKNGEVLANYAIETGIKKVVIFYRDQDIYSESLKEAFKNTFEDEDRKVVNTINLADPNLDAFNVVARSVVKNQADAAIFFPNLEAISTVINIAREKQNITPQLGKNLDLLGGDALYGADTLRQGNKAVEGLVLAIPWFGEESNSFAQEACNTWGGGVSWRTAASYDATQAFIAAISKSENPTRTSVLENLKSIRLPPEETSGNELDFQNGERNQEPVLVRVVSGRGNNCSGLDQGGFYFEKVE is encoded by the coding sequence TTGGATGAAAAAGAGTTAGCTGTTAATAATACGCTAGAGGAAAGTGAATTAATTCTCTCAGGAATAGTATTACAGAAGCAGGATAAATTAAGAATTTACAATCGGATTTATGAATCTGTTTTTAATTCAATTTGGGTGGAAGAAATAGTCGCTGCTAGACGACCTTATGCAGAGAAATTAATTGCATGGCGTGCTTCTAAACGTGAAGATGAAACCAAGCTGTTAAAAGGTGGAGAATTACGCAAAGCATTGGATTGGTCGAGAAAGAAAATCTTGTCAGTTGAAGATTATCAATTTTTTAAAGCTAGTCAAGAAAGAGAAATACATAATTACAAAACTTTTCTAGCTAGTATATGTTCATTGACGATAGTTGTGCTACTACTGGGAGGGCAATTTAAAAACATAAAATCATTCTTTTTACCTTATGTACTTGAACCAGAATTATTTAGTAAGGGCGAAAAAACTTTCTTTTTAGGTCGTGGTAATCTTTATCAAGAATATGGTATTAATGCATTTCAGAAAAGTGATTATCAAGGAGCATCTGCACATTTTAAAACTGCAACAGAAATTGAGAGTAATGACCCAGAGTTACTGATTTATTACAACAACGCTCTAGCGCATAAAAAAGATAATTTTTTAACTTTAGCAGTAGCTGTACCTATAAATGCTAGAAGGGATGCTGCTAGAGAAATATTAAGAGGAGTTGCACAAGCCCAGAATGAATTTAATCAGCGTGATGGGATAAACTCTCAATTACTTAATATTATAATTGCCGATGATAACAATGATTCTAATCAAGGTCAAAGAGTTGCTCAAGAGTTCATTAAAGATAAGAATGTTTTAGGCGTAATTGGACATAATGGTAGCTCAGTGAGTCAGGCTGCTGTACTTAAATATCAAAATTCTGGTTTGGCAATGATATCTCCCACTAGTACCAGCACTGAATTAAATCAGAAAAATTACCCAGTTTTTTTTAGAACAATTCCTTCTGATGCGAAAAATGGAGAAGTATTAGCTAATTATGCCATTGAAACTGGCATCAAAAAAGTGGTAATTTTTTATAGAGATCAAGATATATATAGCGAAAGCTTAAAGGAAGCCTTTAAAAATACGTTTGAAGATGAGGACAGAAAAGTTGTCAATACTATAAATTTGGCAGATCCGAATTTGGATGCGTTTAATGTAGTGGCTCGCAGCGTAGTTAAAAATCAAGCTGACGCAGCTATTTTCTTTCCTAATCTAGAAGCGATTTCTACTGTGATTAATATAGCTCGCGAAAAACAAAATATTACCCCACAGTTAGGCAAAAATCTTGACTTGTTAGGTGGAGATGCTTTATACGGTGCAGATACTTTAAGACAAGGTAATAAAGCTGTTGAAGGCTTAGTTCTGGCGATTCCTTGGTTTGGGGAAGAATCCAACTCATTTGCCCAAGAAGCTTGTAACACATGGGGCGGAGGTGTGAGCTGGCGTACTGCTGCTAGTTATGATGCAACTCAGGCTTTTATTGCAGCTATTTCCAAGTCGGAAAATCCTACCCGAACAAGTGTACTGGAAAATCTCAAGTCAATCAGATTACCACCTGAAGAAACTTCAGGAAATGAACTAGATTTTCAAAACGGTGAGCGAAATCAAGAACCTGTCCTCGTGAGAGTAGTTTCTGGTAGGGGTAATAATTGCAGTGGTCTGGATCAAGGTGGATTTTATTTTGAAAAAGTCGAATAA
- a CDS encoding IS5 family transposase, translating into MNYKSIQQLKPRAFKRRFGVRRKTFKKMVKILKEFQSINKKNQSGSKPLLMIEEKILVTLEYWREYRTYFHIATSWGVSESTICRIVHRIESELMQSGMFRLPGKKALFQGGLSQPEVVVMDVTETPIERPKRKQQEFYSGKKKHHTLKSQLIINQETGEIICTFFGKGRCHDFALFKASGVHFHPEIQGFHDSGYQGINQYHSNSYTPKKKPKKRELSTLEKDYNRVLAKARIGIEHVNRRLKIFKIFGDTYRNRRRRYGLRCNLLAAIYNYELNLAVPKCQPSTIT; encoded by the coding sequence ATGAACTATAAATCCATCCAACAACTAAAACCAAGAGCATTTAAACGCCGCTTTGGAGTGAGAAGAAAGACTTTTAAGAAAATGGTTAAAATTCTAAAAGAATTTCAAAGTATTAACAAAAAGAACCAAAGTGGCTCGAAACCTCTACTTATGATTGAGGAAAAAATTTTAGTTACGTTAGAATATTGGCGAGAGTACCGAACTTATTTTCATATTGCAACAAGTTGGGGAGTATCAGAATCAACTATTTGTCGCATTGTTCATCGTATAGAATCAGAACTGATGCAGTCAGGAATGTTTAGGTTACCCGGGAAAAAAGCCTTGTTCCAAGGTGGTTTGAGCCAACCTGAAGTAGTGGTAATGGATGTAACTGAAACGCCTATTGAACGTCCAAAAAGAAAACAACAGGAATTTTATTCAGGAAAGAAAAAACATCATACACTCAAAAGCCAATTGATTATTAATCAAGAAACAGGAGAAATTATTTGTACTTTTTTTGGTAAAGGGCGCTGCCATGATTTTGCCTTATTCAAAGCTAGTGGAGTTCATTTTCATCCGGAAATACAAGGTTTCCACGATAGTGGTTATCAAGGAATTAACCAATATCATAGTAACAGTTACACTCCTAAGAAAAAGCCTAAAAAGCGAGAACTTTCAACCTTAGAAAAAGACTATAATCGGGTTTTAGCAAAGGCAAGAATTGGCATTGAACACGTCAATCGCCGCCTGAAAATTTTTAAGATTTTTGGTGATACATATCGTAATCGCCGTCGTCGTTATGGTCTGCGTTGTAACTTACTAGCAGCAATTTATAACTATGAGTTAAATTTAGCAGTTCCAAAATGCCAACCCTCAACTATAACATAA